Proteins encoded together in one Pseudomonas sp. ADAK13 window:
- a CDS encoding hydroxymethylglutaryl-CoA lyase: MTPNKNIDILISEVGPRDGLQSVAATMPTALKLQWLTALADAGLQEIEIGSFVSPKLLPQMADAAQLVVHMRQRPAVFVTALVPNLKGAQAAFDAGVQKITLPISVSEPHSLANIRKTHQQVFEEVRQVVALRNEHFPQVQVEAGLSTVFGCTIQGEVPEDDVIRMALRMAELGVDEVGLADTVGYANPAQVRRAFIRLRSEIGARAGSAHFHNTRGQGLANVLAALDVGVTTFDASQGGIGGCPYAPGASGNIVTEDLVYLLESMGLRTGVDIDKLVAAREWLQKGLPGEPLYGFIPDAGVGKNFHYAGAAR; encoded by the coding sequence ATGACCCCTAATAAAAACATCGACATTCTGATCAGTGAGGTAGGCCCGCGTGACGGCCTGCAAAGCGTCGCCGCGACGATGCCCACTGCCCTCAAACTGCAGTGGCTGACGGCCCTGGCCGACGCCGGCCTCCAGGAAATCGAGATTGGTTCCTTCGTGTCGCCCAAGCTGCTGCCGCAGATGGCTGATGCCGCGCAGTTGGTGGTGCATATGCGTCAGCGTCCGGCCGTATTCGTCACGGCGCTGGTGCCGAACCTCAAGGGCGCGCAGGCAGCCTTCGACGCCGGCGTGCAGAAAATCACGCTGCCGATCTCCGTCAGCGAACCGCATTCCCTGGCCAACATCCGCAAGACTCATCAACAGGTGTTTGAGGAGGTGCGCCAGGTCGTTGCCTTGCGTAACGAGCACTTCCCGCAGGTGCAAGTGGAGGCCGGTTTGTCGACGGTATTCGGTTGCACGATCCAGGGCGAAGTGCCTGAAGACGATGTGATTCGCATGGCGCTGCGCATGGCCGAGCTCGGTGTGGATGAGGTCGGGCTGGCGGACACCGTCGGCTACGCCAACCCGGCCCAGGTGCGCCGGGCGTTTATCCGCTTGCGCAGCGAAATCGGTGCCAGGGCCGGCAGTGCGCATTTCCACAACACCCGCGGCCAGGGGCTGGCGAATGTGCTGGCGGCGCTGGACGTTGGCGTCACCACGTTCGATGCCTCCCAGGGCGGGATTGGCGGCTGCCCTTATGCGCCGGGCGCGTCGGGCAATATCGTGACTGAAGACCTGGTTTACCTGCTCGAATCCATGGGCCTGCGTACCGGTGTCGATATCGACAAGCTGGTGGCGGCACGTGAGTGGCTGCAAAAAGGCCTGCCTGGCGAGCCGCTCTACGGGTTCATTCCGGATGCCGGCGTGGGCAAGAACTTTCACTACGCAGGGGCCGCACGATGA
- a CDS encoding CaiB/BaiF CoA transferase family protein — MSTQNQKIQALPLAGIRVVEFVHMVMGPTCGLVLADLGAEVIKVEPTPAGDNTRRLTGSGAGYWMTYNRNKKSFAVDIKTEEGMAAVRKLIESADVVTENFRPGAMEKLGLGFEQVKAIKPDIIYSSMKGFLPGPYEHRTALDEVVQMMSGLAYMTGPEGRPLRAGASVNDVMGGMFSAISILAALWQRKATGEGQFVQTGLFENSAFLVGQHMMQMATTGQPAAPMPSRLSAWAIYDVFNTRDDEQVFMGVVSDSQWLSFCQAFGFEQLGSDPELARNTQRVHARSKILPLVRERLATLPKQQIMDMCEQAGLPFSPIQRPQDLFDDVHLNASGGLAHLTLDNGEEVKVPMLPFEMNGRRFDTRLNVPQLGSHSQALLEELGYAARDVDALRARGVVR, encoded by the coding sequence ATGAGCACGCAGAATCAAAAGATCCAGGCGCTGCCGTTGGCCGGCATTCGGGTGGTCGAGTTTGTGCACATGGTCATGGGCCCGACCTGCGGGCTGGTGCTGGCTGATCTCGGCGCGGAAGTGATCAAGGTCGAGCCGACGCCGGCTGGCGACAACACCCGGCGTTTGACCGGCTCGGGCGCCGGTTACTGGATGACCTACAACCGCAACAAGAAAAGCTTCGCCGTCGACATCAAGACCGAGGAGGGTATGGCGGCGGTGCGCAAGTTGATCGAAAGCGCTGACGTGGTCACCGAGAACTTTCGTCCCGGTGCCATGGAAAAACTCGGCCTGGGCTTCGAGCAGGTCAAGGCGATCAAGCCCGACATTATCTACAGCTCCATGAAAGGTTTTCTGCCGGGCCCCTACGAACACCGCACCGCGCTGGATGAAGTGGTGCAGATGATGTCCGGGCTGGCGTACATGACCGGTCCCGAAGGCCGCCCGCTGCGCGCCGGAGCCTCGGTGAACGACGTGATGGGCGGCATGTTCAGCGCTATCTCGATCCTGGCCGCGCTGTGGCAACGCAAGGCGACCGGGGAGGGCCAGTTTGTGCAGACCGGGCTGTTCGAGAACTCTGCGTTCCTGGTTGGCCAACACATGATGCAGATGGCGACCACCGGCCAGCCGGCGGCGCCGATGCCCAGCCGTCTTTCAGCGTGGGCGATCTACGACGTGTTCAACACCCGCGATGACGAGCAAGTCTTCATGGGGGTGGTGAGTGACAGCCAGTGGCTGAGCTTCTGCCAGGCGTTTGGTTTTGAACAGTTGGGCAGCGATCCCGAGCTGGCACGCAACACCCAGCGTGTGCACGCCCGCTCGAAAATCCTGCCGCTGGTGCGGGAACGGCTGGCCACGCTACCCAAGCAGCAAATCATGGACATGTGCGAGCAGGCTGGCTTGCCGTTCTCGCCGATCCAGCGGCCCCAGGATCTGTTTGACGATGTGCACTTGAATGCCTCCGGTGGCCTGGCGCATCTGACGCTGGATAACGGCGAGGAAGTGAAGGTGCCGATGCTGCCGTTTGAAATGAATGGCCGGCGTTTCGATACGCGCCTGAACGTGCCGCAACTGGGCAGCCACTCGCAGGCGTTACTTGAAGAGCTGGGTTATGCCGCCAGAGATGTCGACGCCTTGCGTGCACGTGGCGTGGTCCGCTAG
- a CDS encoding MFS transporter codes for MAIVTTPASGTPSITAVALDAEQTRVLHKAAWRLIPLLALAYFFNYLDRTSVGYAALQMTEQLGLTATQFGLGAGIMFVGYCLCEVPSNLAMYRFGARRWMARIMITWGIAAAATAWVVGPYSFYAMRLVLGVAEAGFFPGVIFFLTLWFPAQYRTRVLAWFTAATPISFLVGGPLSVWLLQMHGIWGLAGWQWMFLIEGIPACILGLITLKVLTNQPSEAKWLSAQERAVLTGLLAEEQSQGQHRHGFKAALKDPRVWILSSITFSFTLGSYGIGIWLPQMLKGHGVEISMIGWVAAIPYFFATIGLLVWAKHVDRTGKGILNLTLAMLLAGLALLVALQMDTLVAALAGITLALVGTIAGKTIFYTLPGKFLRGQAAAGGIALINSIGAFGGFVGPYLMGFLKDYTGSFTAGLMVMGCIMFVAAAMVVSLRLFLREA; via the coding sequence ATGGCAATTGTCACGACACCTGCATCAGGCACCCCATCCATCACCGCCGTCGCGCTGGATGCAGAGCAGACCCGCGTCCTGCACAAGGCTGCCTGGCGCCTGATCCCGCTGCTCGCCCTGGCTTACTTTTTCAACTACCTGGACCGCACCAGCGTCGGCTACGCCGCCTTGCAAATGACCGAGCAGCTGGGTTTGACCGCCACGCAATTCGGCCTGGGCGCGGGGATCATGTTCGTCGGCTATTGCCTGTGTGAGGTGCCGAGCAACCTGGCGATGTACCGCTTTGGCGCCCGGCGGTGGATGGCGCGCATCATGATTACCTGGGGCATTGCGGCGGCGGCCACGGCCTGGGTGGTTGGCCCTTACAGTTTCTACGCCATGCGCCTGGTGCTGGGAGTGGCCGAGGCCGGGTTCTTTCCCGGGGTGATCTTTTTCCTGACCCTGTGGTTTCCGGCGCAGTACCGCACCCGGGTGCTGGCGTGGTTTACCGCCGCCACGCCGATTTCGTTCCTGGTGGGAGGGCCGTTGTCGGTGTGGCTCCTGCAAATGCATGGCATCTGGGGGCTGGCGGGGTGGCAATGGATGTTTCTGATCGAGGGCATCCCGGCGTGTATCCTCGGCCTGATCACCCTGAAGGTGCTGACCAACCAGCCTTCCGAGGCCAAATGGTTGTCGGCGCAGGAACGTGCCGTACTTACCGGCTTGCTGGCTGAAGAGCAGAGCCAGGGCCAGCACCGCCACGGCTTCAAGGCGGCCTTGAAAGACCCGCGGGTGTGGATCCTCAGCTCGATCACCTTCAGCTTTACCCTGGGCTCCTACGGCATCGGCATCTGGTTGCCGCAGATGCTCAAGGGCCATGGTGTCGAGATCAGCATGATCGGTTGGGTAGCGGCAATTCCCTACTTTTTTGCAACCATCGGCCTGCTGGTGTGGGCAAAACATGTGGACCGCACCGGCAAGGGGATTCTCAACCTGACCCTGGCCATGCTGTTGGCCGGCCTGGCGTTATTGGTCGCCTTGCAGATGGACACACTGGTGGCCGCCTTGGCCGGGATCACCCTGGCGCTGGTGGGGACGATCGCCGGCAAGACCATTTTCTACACCTTGCCCGGCAAGTTCCTGCGAGGCCAGGCCGCTGCCGGCGGCATCGCCCTGATCAACTCGATTGGGGCCTTTGGCGGCTTTGTCGGGCCGTACCTGATGGGGTTTCTCAAGGACTACACCGGCTCGTTCACGGCGGGCTTGATGGTGATGGGGTGCATCATGTTTGTCGCGGCGGCGATGGTGGTGTCGCTGCGGCTTTTCCTGCGGGAAGCATAA
- a CDS encoding IclR family transcriptional regulator, giving the protein MSTEPNNSLADQAGSPEGGVAAVDRAFSILAAFNIDQESLSLAEIARRTGLYKSTILRLIASLEKAGFVRRLSDGQYAVGPEPLRLSQLYQASFRLRDVILPLLESITEESGETSSFYVYENGSRVVLFRVEPKRAVRVSVLEGARFPLHAGASGKVLRAFSRQGDATLPQERERCWACSFGERDPETTAVSVPVFAMGGELKGALTLSGPSDRLLKEHIPHAASILLRNAAIATSALGGNNTELRAALEKLNP; this is encoded by the coding sequence ATGAGTACCGAACCCAACAACAGTCTTGCTGATCAAGCCGGCAGTCCGGAAGGCGGCGTTGCTGCAGTAGACCGCGCGTTTTCCATTCTCGCGGCCTTCAATATCGATCAGGAGAGCTTGAGCCTGGCGGAGATCGCACGGCGCACCGGCTTGTATAAAAGCACCATCCTGCGCCTGATCGCCTCGCTGGAAAAAGCCGGCTTCGTGCGGCGCTTGAGTGACGGCCAATACGCGGTCGGGCCTGAACCGCTGCGCCTGTCCCAGCTGTATCAAGCGTCGTTCCGCTTGCGGGATGTGATCCTGCCGCTGCTGGAATCGATCACCGAAGAGAGCGGCGAGACGTCGTCTTTCTACGTCTATGAAAACGGCAGCCGGGTGGTGTTGTTCCGTGTCGAGCCCAAGCGCGCGGTGCGGGTTTCGGTGCTGGAAGGCGCGCGGTTCCCGCTGCATGCCGGGGCTTCCGGCAAGGTCCTGCGCGCGTTCTCGCGCCAGGGGGACGCCACACTGCCGCAGGAGCGTGAGCGGTGCTGGGCCTGCTCGTTTGGCGAGCGCGACCCGGAAACCACCGCCGTCTCCGTTCCCGTGTTTGCAATGGGTGGTGAGCTTAAAGGCGCGTTGACGCTGTCGGGGCCTTCCGACCGGTTGCTCAAAGAACACATCCCTCACGCTGCGTCGATCCTGCTGCGCAACGCAGCAATCGCCACCAGCGCGTTGGGCGGCAACAATACCGAACTGCGAGCAGCCCTGGAAAAACTCAACCCTTGA
- a CDS encoding GNAT family N-acetyltransferase — protein sequence MDVAMELSFEVTEQERQAILQPLRAYNISQCGENPFETFGLLLRDPVSQDVVGGLYGKISYGWMFVELLSVPESMRTQGTGSKLMQAAEDLAREKKCTGIWLDTFSFQAPGFYRKLGFSEFGHIADYPSGHTRHFFQKHLA from the coding sequence ATGGACGTGGCAATGGAACTGTCGTTTGAGGTCACCGAGCAAGAGCGCCAGGCCATCCTCCAGCCACTGAGGGCCTACAACATCAGCCAATGCGGCGAGAACCCGTTTGAAACCTTCGGGTTGTTGCTGCGTGATCCCGTCAGCCAGGACGTGGTGGGCGGTCTCTACGGGAAAATCTCTTATGGCTGGATGTTCGTTGAGCTGTTGAGCGTGCCTGAATCGATGCGCACTCAAGGCACCGGTTCAAAGCTGATGCAGGCGGCCGAGGACCTGGCGCGGGAGAAAAAGTGCACCGGGATCTGGCTGGATACCTTCAGCTTCCAGGCTCCCGGGTTCTATCGAAAACTGGGCTTCAGCGAGTTCGGGCATATCGCCGACTACCCGTCTGGGCACACGCGTCACTTTTTCCAGAAGCACCTGGCCTGA
- a CDS encoding zinc ribbon domain-containing protein, whose product MSIYPALLLALAIVTAYVASQRGRSGPRWFAIAVFVPVVPLIVLLLLPRIPKTGVDALVHEDLRPCPACTTPINAAAAQCKHCGADVQPIALKDRSGWVVRITADTDEGFGLLVAQLKELDVPRVRDELPHAFVGPFEEKAQAQNVLRYLKSDQGLDGLVTWRSVTR is encoded by the coding sequence ATGAGCATCTACCCTGCCCTTTTGCTGGCACTCGCTATTGTGACCGCCTACGTGGCCAGTCAGCGCGGCCGATCAGGCCCAAGATGGTTTGCGATAGCCGTATTCGTGCCCGTAGTCCCGCTGATTGTCCTCCTGCTGCTGCCACGCATTCCCAAGACCGGTGTTGACGCTTTGGTGCACGAAGACCTGCGGCCCTGCCCTGCCTGCACAACCCCCATCAACGCCGCCGCAGCCCAATGCAAACACTGTGGCGCCGATGTGCAACCCATCGCCCTGAAAGACCGCAGCGGCTGGGTCGTGCGTATCACCGCCGATACCGATGAAGGGTTTGGCCTGCTGGTGGCGCAATTGAAAGAGCTCGATGTGCCCAGGGTTCGCGATGAACTGCCTCACGCCTTTGTCGGCCCGTTTGAAGAAAAGGCCCAGGCGCAGAATGTGCTCAGGTACTTGAAGTCCGATCAGGGTTTGGACGGCCTGGTGACCTGGCGGTCGGTGACCCGCTAG
- a CDS encoding DUF4410 domain-containing protein: MKTSKALYALSFAVALSMLGGCAAKVKSGGTDALAIPESAKQNLVVSFKGNTTVEQNQDWPLLKQQWGAALQTEAQQAGYSLKETPTLNTGSADGVGITINVSKFRYLTAGTRYAAGALVGNAWVFSKADFSDLKSGAPLGARTYETESSAWEGVASAMTQKQVQAIAKQVIADIKNAKAQ, translated from the coding sequence ATGAAAACCTCCAAGGCGTTGTACGCCCTGTCTTTCGCTGTCGCCCTTTCGATGCTGGGTGGTTGCGCAGCCAAGGTAAAGAGCGGCGGTACAGACGCGCTGGCCATTCCGGAATCGGCCAAACAAAACCTGGTGGTGAGCTTTAAAGGCAACACCACGGTCGAGCAAAACCAGGACTGGCCACTGCTCAAGCAACAATGGGGCGCGGCCCTGCAAACCGAAGCGCAGCAGGCCGGTTATAGCCTCAAGGAAACGCCAACCCTCAACACCGGCAGTGCCGACGGCGTGGGCATTACCATCAACGTCAGCAAGTTCCGCTACCTGACCGCGGGCACCCGCTACGCCGCCGGTGCGCTGGTGGGCAACGCCTGGGTCTTCTCGAAAGCCGATTTTTCCGACTTGAAATCCGGCGCACCGTTGGGCGCGCGCACCTATGAAACCGAGTCGTCGGCCTGGGAAGGCGTGGCGTCGGCCATGACCCAGAAGCAAGTCCAGGCGATTGCCAAACAAGTAATCGCGGACATCAAGAACGCCAAGGCGCAGTAA
- a CDS encoding heavy metal sensor histidine kinase, whose product MSKPRHYSLTLRLALIFALLAFALLATLGVALYRELERELIHRDDAALIYRVDQLRNLLNDSNTLDLIKTKPELFQNMLGNRESVLSIAAPGQKPLLEVNPGNIDMPDVAPVPRDHTLEFADVQHLPGVNGVPFSTLAATIDSGDLGSLQVTTGRLMTERTAVLASYRLSVYILASIAALVLAVVGYLMVHRGLLPLRRLAVHAQGIGVGNLAARLDSHGAPKELLPMIDSFNTMLERLAKGFVQLGQVSTDMAHELRTPINNLLGETQVALQQHRSVEAYQQLLASNVEELERLARMLDNMLFLARTDPASALRQRQELDAADEVERMADYFEGLAGDVDINILPQGAGVIWAEPMLLRRALANLCANAIKYGAPGSELLIQATPSAEGISLTVTNHGTTIPAEHLPRLFERFYRVDESRERSAHSNGLGLSIVATIMQLHNGRYSVSSEDGITCFELFFPGREA is encoded by the coding sequence ATGAGCAAGCCCCGGCATTACTCCCTGACCCTGCGCCTGGCGCTGATCTTCGCCTTGCTGGCGTTTGCCCTGCTCGCCACCCTCGGCGTGGCGCTGTACCGCGAGCTTGAGCGCGAACTGATCCACCGGGACGACGCCGCGCTGATCTACCGCGTCGACCAACTGCGCAACCTGCTGAACGACAGCAACACCCTGGACCTGATCAAGACCAAGCCGGAGCTGTTCCAGAACATGCTGGGCAACCGCGAGTCGGTGCTGAGCATCGCCGCGCCCGGGCAGAAGCCGTTGCTGGAAGTGAACCCCGGCAACATCGATATGCCCGACGTTGCACCGGTGCCCAGGGACCACACCCTGGAATTCGCCGACGTGCAGCACTTGCCGGGCGTGAATGGCGTGCCCTTCTCCACCCTGGCCGCCACCATCGACTCGGGCGACCTGGGCAGCCTGCAAGTCACCACCGGGCGGCTGATGACCGAGCGCACCGCCGTGCTCGCCAGCTATCGGCTGAGTGTGTATATCCTCGCCAGCATCGCGGCGTTGGTACTGGCGGTGGTCGGCTACCTGATGGTGCATCGCGGCTTGCTGCCATTGCGGCGCCTGGCGGTGCATGCCCAGGGCATTGGCGTCGGCAACCTCGCCGCACGCCTCGACAGCCACGGTGCGCCGAAAGAGCTGCTGCCGATGATTGATTCGTTCAACACCATGCTCGAACGCCTGGCGAAGGGCTTTGTGCAATTGGGCCAGGTCTCCACCGACATGGCCCACGAACTGCGTACGCCGATCAACAATTTGCTCGGGGAAACCCAGGTGGCGTTGCAGCAACACCGCAGCGTCGAGGCCTACCAGCAACTGCTGGCCTCCAACGTCGAAGAACTCGAACGCCTGGCGCGCATGCTCGACAACATGCTGTTCCTGGCCCGCACCGACCCTGCCAGCGCCCTGCGCCAACGCCAGGAACTGGACGCGGCCGACGAGGTGGAACGCATGGCCGACTACTTCGAAGGGCTGGCGGGCGATGTCGACATCAACATACTCCCCCAAGGTGCCGGTGTGATCTGGGCCGAGCCGATGCTGCTGCGCCGCGCCCTGGCCAACCTGTGTGCCAACGCCATCAAATACGGCGCGCCAGGCTCTGAACTGTTGATCCAGGCTACGCCCAGCGCCGAAGGCATCAGCCTGACCGTGACCAATCACGGTACGACCATCCCGGCCGAGCACTTGCCCCGATTGTTCGAGCGGTTTTATCGCGTGGATGAGTCCCGGGAGCGCTCGGCCCATTCCAATGGATTGGGGTTGTCGATTGTCGCGACCATCATGCAGTTGCATAACGGCCGATACAGCGTGAGCAGTGAAGACGGCATAACGTGCTTTGAGCTTTTTTTTCCGGGGCGGGAGGCATAG
- a CDS encoding heavy metal response regulator transcription factor, with amino-acid sequence MNILVVEDEPKAGNYLLNGLQELGYSVSLARDGVDGLHLALETPFDVIVLDVMMPKMDGWEVLRRLRKEADTPVLFLTARDDIADRIKGLELGADDYLIKPFSFAELVARLRTLTRRGPSREEEQLQIADLQIDVLKRRVTRGGVRITLTNKEFALLHLFATHQDQVLSRSLIASRVWDMNFDSDTNVVDVAVRRLRLKIDDPFQLKLIHSVRGIGYRFDTQP; translated from the coding sequence ATGAATATCCTCGTAGTCGAAGACGAGCCCAAGGCGGGCAACTACCTGCTTAACGGCCTGCAGGAGCTGGGCTACTCCGTGAGCCTCGCCCGCGACGGCGTGGACGGTTTGCACCTGGCCCTCGAAACCCCGTTCGACGTGATCGTGCTGGACGTGATGATGCCGAAGATGGACGGCTGGGAAGTGCTGCGTCGCCTGCGCAAGGAAGCTGACACCCCGGTGCTGTTCCTCACCGCCCGGGACGACATTGCCGACCGCATCAAGGGCCTGGAGCTGGGCGCCGATGATTACCTGATCAAGCCGTTTTCCTTCGCCGAACTGGTGGCGCGCCTGCGCACCCTGACCCGGCGCGGGCCAAGCCGTGAAGAAGAACAACTGCAGATCGCCGACCTGCAGATCGACGTGCTCAAACGCCGCGTCACCCGCGGCGGCGTGCGCATCACCCTGACCAACAAGGAGTTCGCCCTGTTGCACCTGTTTGCCACCCACCAGGACCAGGTGCTGTCGCGCTCGCTGATCGCCTCGCGGGTGTGGGACATGAACTTTGACAGCGACACCAACGTGGTCGACGTGGCCGTGCGCCGCCTGCGCCTGAAAATCGACGACCCGTTCCAGCTCAAGCTGATCCACAGCGTGCGCGGCATCGGCTACCGCTTCGATACCCAACCATGA
- a CDS encoding DUF2790 domain-containing protein, with translation MKLFILGFAALLATGSAFAGTTAATSVIHDTPGFFMHMDVAKVLSSTDTYGQCGIVPARLDYLDSQGREHVLDYQVQGIGCPNDN, from the coding sequence ATGAAACTGTTTATCCTCGGCTTTGCCGCCCTCCTCGCCACCGGTTCGGCCTTTGCCGGCACCACCGCAGCTACCTCGGTGATCCACGACACCCCCGGCTTCTTCATGCACATGGACGTGGCCAAGGTGCTGTCCAGCACTGACACCTACGGCCAGTGCGGCATCGTCCCGGCCCGCCTCGACTACCTGGACAGCCAGGGCCGCGAACACGTGCTGGACTACCAGGTACAAGGCATCGGCTGCCCCAATGACAATTGA
- a CDS encoding alpha/beta fold hydrolase translates to MKPASKLCLIAASLLMLGTGAAVAGPIAPVKANNVVLVHGSWADGSSWSEVITRLQAAGLHVTAVQNPLTSVADDVAATNRVLDQQDGPTVLVGHSYAGTVVSDAGVNPKVSSLVYVAARAPDTNEDFVALSAKYPTTPVRAGVVEHDGYLTLNQDAFLKYFAADVPRAKAMELYAVQQPIAKTLFSGRTVNAAWHTKPSWYAVSSNDQTINPDLERFLAKRMNATTIEVPSSHLSLVSHAKEITDLILEASGRQP, encoded by the coding sequence ATGAAACCTGCAAGCAAACTCTGCCTGATCGCCGCCAGCCTGTTGATGCTGGGCACCGGCGCCGCCGTGGCCGGCCCGATTGCACCGGTGAAAGCCAATAACGTGGTCCTGGTACACGGTTCCTGGGCTGACGGTTCCAGCTGGTCCGAAGTGATCACCCGCCTGCAGGCCGCCGGTTTGCATGTCACCGCCGTGCAAAACCCGCTGACCTCGGTGGCAGATGACGTCGCCGCCACCAACCGCGTACTCGATCAACAGGACGGCCCTACCGTTCTGGTGGGTCATTCCTACGCCGGTACCGTGGTCAGCGACGCCGGGGTCAATCCGAAGGTCAGCTCCCTGGTGTACGTCGCCGCTCGCGCCCCGGACACCAACGAAGACTTCGTCGCGCTGTCTGCCAAGTATCCGACCACACCCGTACGCGCCGGTGTGGTGGAGCATGACGGTTACCTGACCCTGAACCAGGATGCCTTCCTCAAGTACTTCGCCGCCGACGTGCCCCGCGCCAAGGCCATGGAGCTGTACGCCGTACAACAACCGATCGCCAAGACCCTGTTCAGCGGCCGCACCGTCAACGCCGCGTGGCACACCAAGCCGTCCTGGTATGCGGTGTCCAGCAACGACCAGACCATCAACCCGGACCTGGAGCGCTTCCTGGCCAAGCGCATGAACGCCACCACCATCGAGGTGCCGTCGAGCCACTTGTCGCTGGTTTCCCACGCCAAGGAAATCACCGACCTGATCCTCGAAGCATCCGGCCGCCAGCCTTAA
- a CDS encoding HAD-IA family hydrolase, which produces MSTRDSAVFANRYRAFLFDMDGTLLNSIAAAERVWATWAERHGLDVAAFLKTIHGARAIDTITRQALPGVDAEAEAQWITEAELDDVEGVVAIAGAVEFLNALPGDQWALVTSAPKALALRRMQAAGINPPAVLVTAEDVASGKPDPACYVLGAQRLGVPVQDCLVFEDASVGIRAGEAAGADVMVVTSTHLTPMVTEHPSIAGYEHLQVRRDEAGLLHLQRLP; this is translated from the coding sequence GTGTCCACCCGCGATTCAGCTGTATTCGCCAACCGTTACCGCGCCTTCCTGTTCGACATGGACGGCACACTCCTGAACTCCATTGCCGCTGCCGAGCGCGTCTGGGCCACCTGGGCTGAACGCCATGGGCTGGATGTCGCGGCGTTCCTGAAGACCATCCATGGCGCCCGGGCCATCGATACCATCACCCGCCAGGCGTTGCCCGGTGTGGATGCAGAGGCTGAGGCGCAGTGGATTACCGAGGCTGAACTCGACGATGTGGAAGGGGTGGTGGCCATTGCCGGCGCGGTGGAGTTTCTCAACGCGCTGCCCGGCGACCAGTGGGCACTGGTCACCTCTGCGCCCAAGGCGCTGGCCTTGCGCCGTATGCAGGCCGCCGGCATCAACCCGCCGGCGGTGTTGGTAACGGCGGAGGATGTCGCCAGCGGCAAGCCGGATCCGGCGTGTTATGTGCTCGGTGCGCAACGGCTGGGCGTGCCGGTACAGGACTGCCTGGTGTTTGAAGATGCCAGCGTCGGGATTCGCGCCGGTGAGGCGGCGGGTGCCGATGTGATGGTGGTGACGTCGACGCACCTGACGCCCATGGTCACAGAGCACCCGTCGATTGCCGGGTACGAGCATCTGCAGGTTCGGCGGGATGAAGCCGGGCTGTTGCACCTGCAGCGCCTGCCGTGA
- a CDS encoding DUF2214 family protein yields MFIQWFLAAVHLLAFAMALSAVLARGKALRGVSDSAPSTVRSVLIADNIWGISALVLLITGSLRAFGSYEKGSEYYLHQPLFHVKMTLFALILLLELAPMIRFIKWRIGLVRGTRLDLHQAGLFARISHLQALLVVLMMIAATGMARGVGLG; encoded by the coding sequence ATGTTCATCCAGTGGTTTCTTGCAGCCGTCCATTTACTGGCATTCGCCATGGCGTTATCAGCCGTGCTTGCGCGGGGCAAGGCCCTGCGCGGTGTTTCTGATAGTGCCCCATCCACCGTACGCAGCGTGTTGATCGCGGACAACATCTGGGGGATCAGTGCTCTGGTGCTCCTGATAACCGGTAGCCTGCGGGCCTTTGGCAGTTACGAAAAAGGCAGTGAGTATTACCTGCACCAGCCGTTGTTTCACGTGAAGATGACGCTGTTTGCATTAATTTTGTTACTTGAGCTCGCGCCGATGATCCGTTTTATCAAATGGCGTATCGGCTTGGTTCGGGGCACGCGTCTGGATCTGCACCAGGCAGGTCTTTTTGCACGCATCAGCCACCTGCAGGCGCTGCTGGTTGTGCTGATGATGATTGCGGCGACGGGGATGGCGCGCGGCGTCGGCCTGGGGTGA
- the csrA gene encoding carbon storage regulator CsrA yields MLILTRKVGESINIGDDITITILGVSGQQVRIGINAPKDVAVHREEIYQRIQAGLTAPDKNQTP; encoded by the coding sequence ATGCTGATACTCACCCGCAAAGTCGGTGAAAGCATAAACATCGGTGATGACATCACGATCACCATTCTGGGCGTTAGCGGCCAGCAAGTAAGAATCGGCATCAATGCTCCAAAGGACGTTGCCGTGCATCGCGAGGAGATCTACCAACGTATCCAGGCGGGCCTGACGGCTCCGGATAAAAACCAGACACCTTGA